In Aegilops tauschii subsp. strangulata cultivar AL8/78 chromosome 3, Aet v6.0, whole genome shotgun sequence, one genomic interval encodes:
- the LOC109740147 gene encoding elongation factor 2, giving the protein MVKFTVEGLRIIMDKQNNIRNMSVIAHVDHGKSTLTDSLVAAAGIIAQEVAGDVRMTDTRADEAERGITIKSTGISLFYEMTDESLRAYKGERDGNEYLINLIDSPGHVDFSSEVTAALRITDGALVVVDCIEGVCVQTETVLRQALGERIRPVLTVNKMDRCFLELQVDGEEAYQTFSRVIENANVIMATYEDAKLGDVQVYPEKGTVAFSAGLHGWAFTLTNFAKMYASKFGVDESKMMERLWGENFFDTATKKWTNKNTGSPTCKRGFVQFCYDPIKQIINTCMNDQKDKLWPMLQKLGVTMKADEKELMGKPLMKRVMQTWLPASTALLEMMIFHLPSPSKAQKYRVENLYEGPLDDVYATAIRNCDPEGPLMLYVSKMIPASDKGRFFAFGRVFSGRIATGMKVRIMGPNYVPGQKKDLYVKSVQRTVIWMGKKQESVDDVPCGNTVAMVGLDQFITKNATLTNEKEVDACPIRAMKFSVSPVVRVAVQCKVASDLPKLVEGLKRLAKSDPMVVCSMEESGEHIIAGAGELHLEICLKDLQEDFMGGAEIIVSPPVVSFRETVLEKSCRTVMSKSPNKHNRLYMEARPMEEGLAEAIDDGRIGPRDDPKVRSKVLSEEFGWDKDLAKKIWCFGPETTGPNMVVDMCKGVQYLNEIKDSVVAGFQWASKEGALAEENMRGICFEVCDVVLHTDAIHRGGGQVIPTARRVIYASQLTAKPRLLEPVYLVEIQAPENALGGIYGVLNQKRGHVFEEMQRPGTPLYNIKAYLPVIESFGFSGTLRAATSGQAFPQCVFDHWDMMSADPLEAGSQAAQLVLDIRKRKGLKEQMTPLSEFEDKL; this is encoded by the exons ATGGTGAAATTCACAGTAGAAGGACTCCGCATCATCATGGACAAGCAAAATAATATTCGCAACATGTCTGTTATTGCTCATGTGGACCATG GCAAGTCTACGCTTACTGATTCTCTGGTGGCAGCTGCTGGGATTATTGCACAAGAAGTTGCAGGTGACGTCCGCATGACTGATACTCGTGCAGATGAAGCGGAACGTGGTATCACAATCAAATCCACGGGTATATCTCTTTTCTATGAGATGACTGATGAATCACTCAGGGCTTATAAGGGCGAGAGAGATGGGAATGAATACCTGATCAACCTTATAGATTCGCCTGGGCACGTTGATTTCTCTTCAGAAGTCACAGCTGCTCTTCGTATTACTGATGGTGCTTTGGTGGTGGTTGACTGTATTGAGGGTGTCTGTGTGCAAACTGAAACTGTGCTTCGCCAAGCCCTTGGTGAGAGGATTAGGCCTGTCCTTACTGTGAACAAGATGGACAGATGCTTCCTTGAGCTTCAGGTTGATGGCGAGGAAGCTTACCAGACTTTCTCCCGTGTCATTGAGAACGCCAATGTCATTATGGCGACATATGAAGATGCAAAACTTGGTGATGTCCAAGTCTACCCAGAGAAGGGAACTGTTGCTTTCTCTGCTGGTTTACATGGATGGGCATTTACTCTCACGAACTTTGCTAAGATGTATGCCTCCAAGTTTGGAGTTGATGAAAGTAAAATGATGGAGAGGCTTTGGGGTGAGAACTTCTTTGACACAGCCACGAAAAAGTGGACCAACAAGAACACGGGCTCTCCTACTTGCAAGAGAGGTTTTGTTCAGTTCTGCTATGATCCAATCAAGCAAATAATCAACACCTGCATGAATGACCAGAAGGATAAATTGTGGCCTATGTTACAGAAGCTTGGTGTGACCATGAAGGCTGATGAGAAGGAGCTAATGGGCAAGCCTTTAATGAAGCGTGTTATGCAGACTTGGCTGCCAGCAAGTACAGCTCTACTTGAGATGATGATATTCCACCTTCCTTCTCCTTCGAAAGCACAGAAGTATCGTGTAGAGAACTTGTATGAGGGGCCCCTTGACGATGTCTATGCAACTGCTATAAGAAACTGTGACCCAGAAGGTCCTCTTATGCTCTATGTTTCCAAGATGATTCCAGCATCTGATAAGGGCAGATTCTTTGCGTTTGGCCGAGTCTTCTCTGGGAGAATTGCAACTGGCATGAAGGTCCGGATCATGGGCCCAAACTATGTTCCTGGCCAGAAGAAGGATCTGTACGTGAAGAGTGTCCAGCGTACAGTTATTTGGATGGGGAAGAAGCAAGAGTCTGTTGACGATGTTCCTTGTGGTAATACTGTTGCTATGGTTGGCTTGGACCAGTTCATCACAAAGAATGCTACCCTGACAAACGAGAAGGAGGTTGATGCATGCCCAATCAGGGCAATGAAATTCTCTGTATCCCCTGTTGTACGCGTTGCTGTCCAGTGCAAGGTTGCCTCCGATCTTCCCAAACTTGTGGAAGGCTTGAAGCGCCTGGCGAAGTCTGACCCTATGGTTGTGTGTTCCATGGAGGAGTCTGGCGAGCATATCATTGCTGGAGCTGGAGAGCTGCACCTTGAAATTTGTTTGAAGGATCTGCAGGAGGATTTCATGGGTGGTGCTGAGATTATTGTTTCCCCTCCTGTTGTCTCTTTCCGTGAGACCGTGCTTGAGAAGTCCTGCCGCACCGTGATGAGCAAGTCCCCGAACAAGCACAACCGTCTCTACATGGAAGCTCGTCCCATGGAGGAAGGGCTGGCCGAGGCCATTGACGATGGCCGCATCGGCCCACGCGATGATCCCAAGGTGCGCTCCAAGGTTCTGTCTGAGGAGTTTGGTTGGGACAAGGATCTTGCCAAGAAGATTTGGTGCTTTGGACCCGAGACCACTGGGCCGAATATGGTTGTTGATATGTGCAAGGGAGTACAGTATCTGAACGAAATCAAGGACTCCGTTGTGGCTGGCTTCCAGTGGGCGTCGAAAGAAGGGGCATTGGCAGAGGAAAACATGCGTGGTATTTGCTTTGAGGTCTGCGACGTTGTTCTCCACACGGATGCTATTCACAGGGGAGGTGGTCAGGTCATCCCGACGGCTAGAAGGGTCATTTATGCTTCTCAGCTCACAGCTAAGCCAAGGTTACTCGAGCCTGTGTACCTGGTGGAGATCCAGGCGCCTGAGAATGCACTTGGTGGCATCTACGGTGTTCTTAACCAGAAGAGAGGGCACGTGTTTGAGGAGATGCAGAGGCCTGGTACCCCACTTTACAACATCAAGGCGTACCTCCCTGTTATCGAGTCCTTTGGTTTCTCGGGCACACTTAGGGCTGCGACATCTGGCCAGGCCTTCCCGCAGTGTGTGTTTGATCACTGGGACATGATGTCTGCTGATCCTTTGGAGGCAGGATCACAGGCGGCCCAGCTGGTTTTGGATatccgcaagaggaaagggttGAAAGAACAGATGACCCCTCTCTCTGAATTTGAGGACAAGCTCTAA
- the LOC109740138 gene encoding uncharacterized protein, whose protein sequence is MEAEAFPIRFTKGIRSYWSRSKYQRVDGGTGGRGTRHLVRLGDGGSGDGKAWGVRLGGMFRVRVKAPASAVAAAKAPKRVLGRIRDAYVDAMLGAAKKHSAATHTLPSGPAPEALWQKRVPVRRSRSQAQVRQKADELGQRLVLEMYKSVRASRDLAGMLEASRAR, encoded by the coding sequence ATGGAAGCCGAGGCCTTCCCGATACGGTTCACCAAGGGCATACGCTCCTACTGGAGCCGGAGCAAGTACCAGCGCGTGGACGGCGGCACGGGGGGCCGGGGCACGCGCCATCTGGTGCGGCTCGGggacggcggcagcggcgacGGCAAGGCGTGGGGCGTGCGGCTCGGCGGCATGTTCCGGGTGCGCGTCAAGGCGCCGGCCTCGGCCGTGGCCGCGGCGAAGGCCCCGAAGCGCGTGCTCGGCCGGATAAGGGACGCGTACGTGGACGCCATGCTCGGCGCGGCCAAGAAGCACTCGGCGGCGACGCACACGCTGCCGAGCGGGCCGGCGCCGGAGGCGCTGTGGCAGAAGCGGGTGCCCGTGCGCCGGTCGCGCAGCCAGGCGCAGGTGCGGCAGAAGGCGGACGAGCTGGGCCAGAGGCTCGTCCTCGAGATGTACAAGTCCGTGCGCGCGTCCAGGGACCTCGCGGGCATGCTCGAAGCATCAAGGGCGCGATAG